A stretch of Bradyrhizobium diazoefficiens DNA encodes these proteins:
- a CDS encoding DUF2474 domain-containing protein, with product MPREAEPKPLWQRLMWFAVLWLGGVGAVTAISFGLRLWLAPK from the coding sequence ATGCCGCGCGAAGCGGAGCCGAAGCCGCTGTGGCAGCGACTGATGTGGTTCGCCGTTCTCTGGCTCGGCGGCGTGGGCGCCGTCACCGCGATTTCGTTCGGTCTCAGACTGTGGCTTGCGCCGAAATGA
- a CDS encoding amino acid ABC transporter substrate-binding protein: MRTFRGGLLIGLAVAVLVAALAITYEFYDTRTLKRTVRRGEVLCGVNKGLPGFSIPDDKGNWTGFDVDFCRAVASAIFDDPGKAKFIPLDASERFKELQSRKVDILSRNSTWSMSRELDYDLYFPAVAYYDGEGFMVPRSRNKETSLDLADSKVCVQAGTTTLLNLADYFRANNMKYELVKFDKLDDVVKAYDAGKCDTLTADVSQLYALRLNMSKPGDHMILPDVISKEPLAPVVRQRDDDWMMIVKWTLYAMINAEELGVTSENIDEALKSKKPEVMRLVGTEGNYGEQLGLTKDWVVRIIRHVGNYGEVYERNIGEKSKLKIPRGMNQLWNAGGVQYAPPMR, translated from the coding sequence ATGCGCACATTTCGAGGCGGCCTGCTGATCGGGCTCGCGGTCGCCGTGCTGGTCGCCGCCTTGGCCATCACTTACGAGTTCTACGACACCCGCACGCTGAAGCGCACGGTTCGCCGCGGCGAAGTGCTGTGCGGCGTCAACAAGGGCCTGCCGGGCTTCTCGATCCCCGACGACAAGGGCAACTGGACCGGCTTCGACGTCGATTTCTGCCGCGCAGTGGCCTCCGCCATCTTCGACGATCCGGGCAAGGCCAAATTCATTCCACTCGACGCCAGCGAGCGCTTCAAGGAATTGCAGAGCCGCAAGGTCGACATCCTCTCGCGCAATTCGACCTGGAGCATGTCGCGTGAGCTCGACTACGATCTCTACTTCCCTGCCGTCGCCTATTACGACGGCGAAGGTTTCATGGTGCCGCGCTCCCGCAACAAGGAGACTTCGCTGGATCTTGCTGACAGCAAGGTCTGCGTGCAGGCCGGCACCACTACGCTGCTCAACCTCGCCGACTACTTCCGCGCCAACAACATGAAGTATGAGTTGGTGAAGTTCGACAAGCTGGACGACGTGGTGAAGGCTTACGACGCCGGCAAGTGCGACACGCTGACCGCCGACGTCTCGCAGCTCTATGCACTGCGGCTGAACATGTCGAAGCCCGGCGACCACATGATCCTGCCCGACGTGATCTCCAAGGAGCCGCTCGCCCCCGTGGTGCGCCAGCGCGACGACGACTGGATGATGATCGTGAAGTGGACGCTTTACGCGATGATCAACGCCGAAGAGCTCGGCGTCACCTCGGAGAACATCGACGAAGCCCTGAAGTCGAAGAAGCCGGAAGTGATGCGGCTGGTCGGCACCGAGGGCAATTACGGCGAGCAGCTCGGCCTGACCAAGGACTGGGTCGTCCGCATCATCCGCCACGTCGGCAATTACGGCGAGGTGTACGAGCGCAATATCGGCGAGAAGTCCAAGCTGAAGATCCCGCGCGGCATGAACCAGCTGTGGAACGCCGGTGGCGTGCAATACGCGCCGCCGATGCGGTAA
- a CDS encoding acyl-CoA dehydrogenase family protein gives MALVLTEEQSLLRDSARGLISDKAPVSHLRGLRDTKDPTGFSKELWHSFAEMGFAGLLVPEEFGGSGLGFMEAGIVMEEIGRTLMPSPFLATSVVAASALNRGGNAAQKAEYLPKISSGSLLATLAIDEGAKHRPLQTNLQAVRAGNGFKLSGAKALVVDGHVADLFIVAARTAGSTGEREGLTLFLVNPKAKGVAIERTIMVDAHNAARIELANVEVNADSVLGEVDQGAALLEGVLDIGRGAVAAEMVGLSDEVFNRTVEYLKNRKQFGKLIGEFQALQHRAAELYVDIEITRAATMKALQALDVDIAKAASVVAVAKARAGTTATRAVQEGVQMHGGMGMTDQFDIGFFMKRARVCEELFGDANYHTEQLARARGY, from the coding sequence ATGGCCCTCGTCCTCACCGAAGAACAATCATTGCTCCGCGACAGCGCGCGCGGGCTGATCAGCGACAAGGCGCCGGTGTCGCACCTGCGCGGCTTGCGCGACACCAAGGATCCCACCGGCTTCTCCAAGGAGCTGTGGCACTCTTTTGCCGAGATGGGCTTTGCCGGCCTCCTGGTGCCGGAAGAATTCGGCGGCAGCGGCCTCGGCTTCATGGAAGCCGGAATCGTCATGGAGGAGATCGGCCGCACCTTGATGCCGTCGCCGTTCCTCGCCACCAGCGTGGTCGCGGCGTCGGCCCTGAACCGCGGCGGCAACGCCGCGCAGAAGGCGGAATATCTGCCGAAGATTTCCAGCGGCTCGCTGCTCGCGACGCTTGCGATCGACGAGGGCGCAAAACATCGTCCGCTCCAGACCAATCTCCAGGCCGTGCGCGCCGGCAACGGTTTCAAGCTCTCCGGTGCCAAGGCACTGGTCGTCGACGGTCACGTCGCCGACCTCTTCATCGTCGCCGCGCGCACCGCCGGCTCCACCGGCGAGCGCGAGGGGCTGACGCTGTTCCTGGTCAACCCCAAGGCCAAAGGCGTCGCGATCGAGCGCACCATCATGGTCGACGCGCACAATGCGGCGCGGATCGAGTTGGCCAATGTCGAGGTCAATGCCGACAGCGTGCTCGGCGAAGTGGACCAGGGCGCGGCTTTGCTCGAGGGCGTGCTCGATATCGGTCGCGGCGCCGTCGCCGCCGAAATGGTGGGATTGAGCGACGAAGTCTTTAACCGCACCGTCGAGTATCTCAAGAACAGAAAACAGTTCGGCAAGCTGATCGGCGAATTCCAGGCGCTGCAGCACCGCGCCGCCGAACTCTATGTCGACATTGAGATCACCCGTGCCGCGACGATGAAGGCGCTCCAGGCGCTTGACGTTGATATCGCCAAGGCTGCCTCAGTCGTCGCCGTCGCCAAGGCCCGCGCCGGCACCACCGCCACCCGCGCGGTGCAGGAAGGCGTGCAGATGCATGGCGGCATGGGCATGACCGACCAGTTCGACATCGGCTTCTTCATGAAGCGCGCGCGGGTGTGCGAGGAATTGTTCGGGGATGCCAATTACCACACCGAGCAGCTGGCGCGGGCGCGGGGATATTGA
- a CDS encoding acyl-CoA dehydrogenase family protein: MTDSKTSESETADLEQFRNETRAWLEANCPPEMRKPATSDADVFWGGRNAKFSSEPQRIWFERMRDKGWTVPDWPREYGGGGLSAAELKVLRSEMVRMGARPPLSSFGIWMLGPALLKYGNEAQKKEHLPKIAAGLIRWCQGYSEPNAGSDLASLQTRAESDGDDFVITGSKIWTSYANYADWIFCLVRTDSAAKKHDGISFILFDMTSKGVTTKPILLISGYSPFCETFFDGVRVPKSHVVGTVNRGWDVAKYLLQHERAMISGMGERGVGRPLGQIAADSVGADALGRLDDSMLRGRIASFDVDEAALAACAERAVDLAKAGQAHPAFSSAMKYYGTELNKRRYEILMSAGGVDALEWESERSRQGARPRAWLRTKANSIEGGTSEVMLGIVAKRILDLPGA; this comes from the coding sequence ATGACTGATTCCAAAACCAGTGAATCTGAAACCGCCGATCTCGAGCAATTCCGCAACGAGACCCGCGCCTGGCTGGAAGCCAACTGCCCGCCGGAAATGCGCAAGCCTGCAACGTCGGATGCCGACGTGTTCTGGGGCGGACGCAACGCCAAATTCTCCTCCGAGCCGCAGCGCATCTGGTTCGAGCGCATGCGCGACAAGGGCTGGACCGTGCCGGATTGGCCCAGGGAATATGGCGGCGGTGGTCTCAGCGCTGCCGAGCTCAAGGTGCTGCGCTCCGAGATGGTCAGGATGGGCGCGCGCCCGCCGCTGTCGAGCTTCGGCATCTGGATGCTCGGGCCGGCGCTGCTGAAATACGGCAACGAGGCGCAGAAAAAAGAGCACCTGCCGAAGATTGCAGCGGGCCTGATCCGCTGGTGCCAGGGCTATTCCGAGCCGAACGCCGGCTCCGATCTCGCCTCGCTCCAGACCCGCGCCGAAAGCGACGGCGACGATTTCGTCATCACGGGGTCGAAGATCTGGACGTCCTACGCCAACTACGCCGACTGGATCTTCTGTCTCGTCCGCACCGATTCCGCGGCGAAGAAGCACGACGGCATCAGCTTCATCCTGTTCGACATGACCTCGAAGGGCGTGACGACCAAGCCGATCCTGCTGATCTCCGGCTACTCGCCGTTCTGCGAGACTTTCTTCGACGGCGTCCGCGTGCCGAAATCGCATGTGGTCGGCACTGTCAATCGTGGCTGGGACGTCGCAAAATATCTGCTCCAGCATGAGCGCGCGATGATCTCCGGCATGGGCGAGCGCGGCGTCGGCCGTCCGCTCGGCCAGATCGCGGCTGACTCCGTCGGCGCCGATGCGCTGGGGCGGCTCGATGATTCGATGCTACGTGGCCGGATTGCGAGCTTCGACGTCGATGAAGCAGCGCTTGCGGCCTGCGCCGAGCGCGCGGTCGATCTCGCCAAGGCAGGGCAGGCGCATCCGGCGTTCTCGTCGGCGATGAAATATTACGGCACCGAGCTCAACAAGCGCCGCTACGAGATCCTGATGTCGGCGGGCGGCGTCGATGCGCTCGAATGGGAGAGCGAGCGCTCCAGGCAAGGCGCTCGTCCGCGCGCATGGCTGCGCACCAAGGCCAACTCGATCGAAGGCGGCACCAGCGAGGTGATGCTCGGCATCGTCGCCAAGCGCATCCTCGATCTGCCGGGGGCGTGA
- a CDS encoding carboxymuconolactone decarboxylase family protein — protein sequence MRLKLLSPGEMSESQRQTYDESIAGKRGKPPAPMMAWLNSPDMACHATRLGEVLRYDTIFPAKLSEIAILVTARHWTAHYEWYAHKRLALAGGMKVEIIDAIRDRRTPDFDDPKGKMIYDLAKSLHEGHGVEKGLYDEAVKLLSERGVVEVIGLCGYYTMVSMTLNTFEFELPEGEVRELS from the coding sequence ATGCGCCTGAAACTTCTTTCGCCTGGCGAAATGAGCGAGAGCCAGCGGCAGACCTATGACGAGTCGATTGCCGGCAAACGCGGCAAGCCGCCGGCGCCGATGATGGCCTGGCTCAACAGCCCCGACATGGCCTGTCACGCCACGCGGCTCGGCGAGGTCCTGCGCTACGACACGATATTCCCGGCAAAGCTCTCGGAGATTGCGATCCTGGTGACGGCGCGACACTGGACGGCGCATTACGAATGGTATGCGCATAAACGCCTCGCACTTGCGGGCGGCATGAAGGTGGAGATCATCGACGCGATCCGCGACCGCCGCACGCCTGACTTCGACGACCCCAAGGGCAAGATGATCTACGACCTCGCGAAGTCGCTGCACGAAGGCCACGGCGTCGAGAAGGGTCTCTATGACGAGGCGGTCAAGCTTCTCAGCGAACGCGGCGTCGTCGAGGTGATCGGCCTGTGCGGCTATTACACGATGGTGTCGATGACGCTGAACACCTTTGAGTTCGAGCTGCCGGAGGGCGAGGTGCGGGAGCTGTCATAG
- a CDS encoding VOC family protein: MSQTAAVAAGTRIGHVHLKVADLDRALGFYCGVLGFELMQRMGSGAAFIAAGGYHHHIGLNTWESKGGSPPPPGTTGLFHTAILYPTRPALADALHRVLSAGIALDGASDHGVSEALYLRDPDENGVELYWDKPREQWPFGPDGKLAMFTKRLDVEGLLRQREA; this comes from the coding sequence ATGTCGCAAACCGCAGCCGTCGCCGCCGGCACAAGGATCGGCCACGTCCACCTCAAGGTCGCCGATCTCGATCGTGCGCTCGGCTTCTATTGCGGCGTGCTCGGCTTCGAGCTGATGCAGCGCATGGGCTCGGGCGCAGCCTTCATCGCGGCCGGCGGCTATCATCACCACATCGGGCTCAACACCTGGGAAAGCAAGGGCGGCTCGCCGCCGCCGCCGGGCACGACCGGGCTGTTCCACACCGCGATCCTCTATCCGACGCGGCCGGCGCTCGCGGACGCACTGCATCGCGTGCTCTCGGCCGGTATTGCGCTGGACGGCGCCAGCGACCACGGCGTCAGCGAGGCGCTGTATCTGCGCGATCCCGACGAGAATGGCGTCGAGCTGTATTGGGACAAGCCGAGGGAGCAATGGCCGTTCGGACCCGATGGGAAGCTCGCGATGTTTACCAAGCGGCTGGATGTGGAGGGATTGCTGAGGCAGCGGGAGGCGTAG
- a CDS encoding MFS transporter, producing the protein MLDNPRPTTLIDESSLRYEGWRIVAVCFLLATFGWGLGFYGQSVYVAELQRARGWPTSLISSGTTFFYLFGALLVVFVGEAVRKYGPRLCLIAGTLAMAAAAVAIGAVREPWQLYLANAVLAFGWAGTSLAMITNTISLWFDHKRGMAISLALNGASFGGIVGVPLLVTMISHVGFASAMYATSGAMLVLLLPVILLVVGRPPDLHAWHGAAKARPQSSAEIRSRALRDVGFLTVTIAFALVLFAQVGFIVHLISFLDPVIGRERAAVAVAVLTAMAVIGRVLFSMVIDRLNQRLASALSFLSQAAALCVVINIHNDYVLIAACAVFGFSVGNLITLPSLIVQQEFDSASFGVLISLNTAINQVTYAFGPGIVGALRDWSGGYSLPFYLCIALEVIAAALIMVRGNRFRRVG; encoded by the coding sequence ATGCTCGACAATCCCCGCCCCACCACCCTGATCGACGAATCCTCCCTCCGCTACGAAGGCTGGCGCATCGTCGCGGTCTGCTTCCTGCTCGCGACCTTCGGCTGGGGGCTCGGCTTCTACGGCCAGAGCGTCTACGTCGCCGAGCTGCAGCGCGCGCGGGGCTGGCCGACCTCGCTGATCTCCTCGGGCACGACGTTTTTCTATCTGTTCGGCGCGCTGTTGGTGGTTTTCGTCGGCGAGGCCGTCCGGAAATATGGCCCACGGCTCTGCCTGATCGCCGGCACGCTGGCGATGGCGGCCGCCGCGGTCGCGATCGGCGCGGTGCGCGAGCCCTGGCAGCTTTATCTGGCCAATGCCGTGCTCGCCTTCGGCTGGGCCGGCACCAGTCTCGCCATGATCACCAACACCATCAGCCTGTGGTTCGACCACAAGCGCGGCATGGCGATCAGCCTGGCGCTGAACGGCGCAAGCTTTGGCGGCATCGTCGGCGTGCCGCTGCTGGTGACGATGATCAGCCATGTCGGCTTCGCGAGCGCGATGTATGCCACGTCAGGCGCCATGCTGGTGCTGCTGCTGCCGGTGATTTTGCTGGTCGTCGGCCGTCCGCCCGATCTTCATGCCTGGCATGGCGCGGCCAAAGCCAGGCCGCAGTCATCGGCGGAGATCCGCTCGCGCGCGCTGCGCGATGTCGGCTTCCTCACCGTGACGATTGCGTTCGCGCTGGTGCTGTTCGCGCAAGTGGGCTTCATCGTGCACCTGATCTCGTTCCTCGATCCCGTGATCGGCCGTGAGCGCGCCGCTGTTGCAGTTGCAGTGCTGACCGCGATGGCTGTAATCGGCCGGGTGCTGTTCTCGATGGTGATAGATCGCCTCAATCAGCGGCTCGCCTCGGCGCTGTCGTTCCTCAGCCAGGCGGCGGCGTTGTGCGTCGTGATCAACATCCACAACGACTACGTGTTGATCGCAGCCTGCGCAGTATTCGGCTTCTCGGTCGGCAACCTCATCACGCTGCCGTCACTGATCGTGCAGCAGGAGTTCGACTCCGCCTCGTTCGGCGTGCTGATCAGCCTGAACACCGCGATCAACCAGGTGACGTATGCATTCGGCCCCGGAATCGTCGGCGCCTTGCGCGATTGGTCCGGCGGATATTCGCTACCGTTCTATCTCTGCATCGCGCTGGAGGTGATTGCTGCGGCGCTGATCATGGTGCGGGGAAATAGGTTTCGTAGGGTGGGTTAG
- a CDS encoding MFS transporter, with product MLDVTSANEIADDARVHGNVVRLAAAQALTGANSAVIFATGSIVGATLAPDMSFATVPISMYVLGLAAGTLPTGAISRRFGRRAAFIVGTGLGTLTGLTGSFAILHGSFALFCFATFLGGLYGSVAQSYRFAAADGASAAYRPKAVSWVMAGGVFAGVLGPQLVQWTMDVWSPYLFAFSFLVQAAVALIAMGIVAGVDMPKPAPADLHGGRPLLDIVTQPRFIAAALCGVIAYPMMNLVMTSAPLAMKMCGLSLSDSNFGIQWHIVAMYGPSFFTGALIARFGAPRIVAAGLLLEAGAATIGLSGVTAMHFWATLIVLGTGWNFSFIGASALVLETHRPQERNKVQAFNDFLVFGMMAIGSFSSGQLLANYGWSAVNMVVFPPVTIGLVALSLASWARRRKARLDAAMGEFPDAI from the coding sequence ATGCTAGACGTGACTTCAGCCAATGAGATCGCCGACGATGCCCGCGTGCATGGCAATGTGGTGCGCCTCGCCGCAGCGCAGGCGCTGACCGGCGCCAATTCGGCGGTGATCTTTGCCACCGGCTCGATCGTCGGCGCGACACTTGCGCCCGACATGTCGTTCGCGACGGTGCCGATCTCGATGTATGTGCTCGGGCTCGCCGCCGGCACGCTGCCGACCGGCGCGATCTCGCGCCGCTTCGGCCGCCGCGCGGCCTTCATCGTCGGCACGGGTCTCGGCACGCTCACTGGCCTGACCGGCTCGTTCGCGATCCTGCACGGCTCGTTCGCGCTGTTTTGTTTCGCGACCTTCCTCGGTGGCCTCTACGGCTCCGTGGCGCAATCCTATCGTTTCGCGGCGGCCGACGGCGCCAGCGCGGCCTACCGGCCCAAAGCGGTGTCCTGGGTGATGGCCGGCGGCGTGTTCGCCGGCGTGCTCGGTCCGCAGCTCGTGCAGTGGACCATGGACGTCTGGTCGCCTTATCTGTTCGCCTTCAGCTTCCTGGTGCAGGCGGCCGTCGCGCTGATCGCGATGGGCATCGTCGCCGGGGTCGACATGCCGAAGCCGGCGCCGGCGGATCTCCATGGCGGCCGACCGCTGCTCGACATCGTGACCCAGCCGCGCTTCATCGCGGCCGCATTGTGCGGCGTCATCGCCTATCCCATGATGAACCTGGTGATGACGTCGGCGCCGCTCGCCATGAAGATGTGCGGCCTCAGTCTCAGCGATTCCAATTTCGGCATTCAATGGCACATCGTCGCCATGTACGGGCCGAGCTTCTTCACCGGCGCGCTGATTGCCCGCTTCGGCGCCCCCCGAATCGTTGCCGCCGGTTTGCTGCTCGAGGCCGGTGCCGCCACCATCGGTCTCTCCGGCGTCACCGCGATGCATTTCTGGGCCACGCTGATCGTGCTGGGCACCGGCTGGAATTTCTCCTTCATCGGCGCCTCCGCGCTGGTGCTGGAGACGCACCGCCCGCAGGAGCGCAACAAGGTGCAGGCCTTCAACGACTTCCTGGTGTTCGGGATGATGGCGATCGGCTCGTTCTCCTCCGGCCAGCTGCTTGCGAATTACGGCTGGTCCGCGGTGAACATGGTGGTGTTCCCGCCTGTTACGATCGGCCTGGTCGCGCTCTCGCTGGCGTCCTGGGCCCGCCGCCGCAAGGCGCGGCTCGACGCGGCCATGGGCGAGTTCCCCGACGCGATCTGA
- a CDS encoding prolyl oligopeptidase family protein: MSIDDRPTLSAPDDDPWLWLEEIEGTRALDFVERQNRLTLNAFGGAAFARDRDALAAIYDRPDNIPYVGRRGGYLHNLWKDATNPRGLWRRTTLAEFRKPNPAWEIVLDIDMLAASEGEDWLLSSISSLPGSSRTILSFSRGGSDAVTLREFDAETKSFVADGFTLPEAKGGSDWLDPDNLLLSSAYGAGMVTSSGYARTVRLWRRGENVDQAQVLLETTADHMGIHGSADDTGAKPRAWIIDQIDFFNHGIWLHDEAGTTTKLDLPTGIWMQAHGDWFAMKLRKDWSIEARTYAADAVLGISLSAFLAGSRDFSILFEPGPRRALQGFFWTAGRLVLSILDELKPRFEICTPSTTGWSRETLGGLPEIGVVDVWPLDRHSSESNGDLLANVQDPLTPPSLLLIERGVESPTVLKQAPKTFNADGLVVTQHEAISIDGERIPYVQTGPAGETGDAPVYMNAYGGFGLAVKPHYNSSLGKLWLERGGTTVQANLRGGGEFGTRWHDAGRFAGKKLSHDDFAAVAADLVRRGVTRAKRIAAQGGSNGGILITNMLVRYPERFGALFCTIPLIDMRRYTKLLAGASWIAEYGDPDKPDEWEWLKTYSAYHNAKPGQSYPPILIATTRRDDRVHPGHARKMAAKLQAMGYEAWFYEPAAGGHGYGKDNKERAGFEVLGYQFLKDKIGWRDGEA; encoded by the coding sequence ATGTCCATCGACGACCGGCCTACGCTCAGCGCTCCCGATGATGATCCCTGGCTCTGGCTGGAGGAGATCGAAGGCACCCGCGCGCTCGATTTCGTCGAACGGCAGAATCGGCTGACGCTCAATGCATTCGGCGGGGCGGCGTTCGCGCGCGACCGCGACGCGCTCGCAGCGATCTACGACCGTCCGGACAACATTCCCTACGTCGGACGTCGCGGCGGCTATCTCCACAATCTCTGGAAGGATGCGACCAACCCGCGCGGCCTGTGGCGGCGCACCACGCTGGCGGAGTTTCGAAAGCCCAATCCGGCCTGGGAGATCGTGCTTGATATCGACATGCTTGCGGCGAGCGAGGGCGAAGACTGGCTGCTGAGCTCGATCAGTTCGCTACCGGGCAGTTCGCGGACCATCCTGAGCTTCTCACGCGGCGGCAGCGACGCGGTCACCTTGCGGGAGTTCGACGCAGAGACGAAGAGCTTCGTTGCGGATGGCTTCACGCTGCCGGAAGCCAAGGGCGGCAGCGACTGGCTCGATCCGGACAATTTGCTGCTCTCCAGCGCCTATGGCGCTGGCATGGTGACCAGCTCCGGATATGCGAGGACCGTCCGCCTTTGGCGGCGCGGCGAGAACGTGGATCAGGCGCAAGTGCTGCTCGAGACGACGGCCGATCATATGGGGATCCATGGCAGCGCCGACGACACCGGAGCGAAACCGCGCGCCTGGATCATCGACCAGATCGACTTCTTCAATCACGGCATCTGGCTGCACGACGAAGCCGGCACCACGACGAAACTCGACCTGCCGACCGGAATCTGGATGCAGGCGCATGGCGACTGGTTCGCCATGAAGCTGCGCAAGGATTGGTCGATCGAAGCGCGAACCTACGCGGCCGACGCCGTGCTCGGCATTTCGCTCTCGGCGTTCCTCGCCGGCAGCCGCGATTTCTCGATCCTGTTCGAGCCCGGACCTCGACGCGCGTTGCAGGGATTCTTTTGGACCGCCGGCAGATTGGTGCTGTCGATCCTCGACGAGCTCAAGCCGCGATTTGAGATTTGCACGCCATCCACCACGGGCTGGAGCCGCGAGACGCTCGGCGGCCTCCCCGAGATCGGCGTCGTCGATGTCTGGCCGCTCGATCGCCATTCGTCCGAAAGCAACGGCGACCTGCTCGCCAATGTGCAGGACCCGCTCACACCGCCCTCGCTGCTGCTGATCGAGCGCGGCGTCGAAAGTCCGACTGTCCTGAAGCAGGCGCCGAAGACCTTCAACGCGGATGGCCTCGTGGTGACGCAACACGAGGCGATCTCGATTGACGGCGAACGCATCCCCTATGTGCAGACCGGCCCTGCAGGCGAGACCGGCGATGCGCCGGTCTATATGAACGCCTATGGCGGCTTCGGACTTGCCGTGAAGCCGCACTACAATTCCTCGCTCGGCAAGCTGTGGCTGGAGCGCGGCGGCACCACGGTGCAGGCGAATTTGCGCGGCGGCGGCGAGTTCGGCACGCGCTGGCACGATGCGGGGCGATTCGCCGGCAAGAAACTGTCGCATGATGATTTCGCGGCGGTCGCCGCCGATCTCGTCCGGCGCGGCGTGACGCGCGCGAAGCGCATTGCCGCCCAAGGCGGATCGAACGGCGGCATCCTCATCACCAACATGCTGGTGCGCTACCCCGAGCGCTTCGGCGCACTGTTCTGCACCATCCCGCTGATCGACATGCGCCGCTACACCAAGCTGCTCGCGGGCGCGAGCTGGATCGCGGAATATGGCGACCCCGACAAGCCGGACGAATGGGAGTGGCTCAAGACCTATTCCGCCTATCACAACGCCAAGCCCGGCCAGTCCTATCCGCCGATCCTGATCGCCACGACACGGCGCGACGATCGCGTCCATCCCGGCCACGCGCGCAAGATGGCGGCAAAGCTGCAGGCGATGGGTTATGAGGCCTGGTTCTACGAGCCGGCCGCCGGCGGCCACGGCTACGGCAAGGACAACAAGGAGCGCGCCGGCTTCGAGGTGCTGGGCTATCAGTTCCTGAAGGACAAGATCGGCTGGCGCGACGGGGAGGCCTGA
- a CDS encoding DUF938 domain-containing protein, whose product MAEYVVEFGRDGGRVEPDGRLDAPAFHRNHEALWAALEKHLAGRAGDVVEVGSGTGQHVVHFARHTPDLVWWPSDLNQRHVKSIEAWRVHSGLKNIRSPLRIDLSDPGWCPEMKSGQGPNNLAAVFCANVIHIAPWAVAEGLFAGAGRYLQADGKLFLYGPFKRDGKHTALSNAVFDTSLREGNPDWGVRDVSDVETLARGAGLRLVDAIDMPANNLTLVFAR is encoded by the coding sequence TTGGCTGAATATGTCGTTGAATTTGGCAGGGACGGCGGGAGGGTCGAACCTGACGGCCGTCTCGATGCGCCAGCCTTCCATCGCAATCACGAGGCGCTGTGGGCGGCGCTCGAAAAGCATCTCGCCGGGCGGGCGGGCGACGTGGTCGAGGTCGGCAGCGGAACCGGCCAGCACGTGGTCCATTTCGCCCGCCATACGCCCGATCTCGTCTGGTGGCCGAGCGACCTCAACCAGCGCCATGTGAAGAGCATCGAGGCCTGGCGCGTGCATTCGGGCCTGAAAAACATCCGCTCACCCCTGCGGATCGATCTCTCCGATCCCGGCTGGTGCCCGGAGATGAAGAGCGGGCAGGGGCCGAATAATCTCGCGGCCGTGTTCTGCGCCAACGTGATCCACATTGCGCCCTGGGCCGTGGCCGAGGGCCTGTTCGCCGGCGCCGGCCGTTACTTGCAGGCCGACGGCAAGCTGTTCCTCTACGGCCCGTTCAAGCGCGACGGCAAGCACACCGCACTCAGCAACGCCGTGTTCGACACGTCGTTGCGCGAGGGCAACCCCGATTGGGGCGTCCGCGATGTCAGCGATGTCGAGACACTCGCGCGAGGTGCGGGCCTTCGTCTCGTCGATGCCATCGACATGCCCGCGAACAATCTCACGCTGGTGTTTGCGCGTTAG
- the soxX gene encoding sulfur oxidation c-type cytochrome SoxX — MTALPRKPALLLALVVLTGLTVHPAWAQSAIAEGQKLAFDRGKGNCLTCHVIKGGDLPGTIGPELKDLKAKYPNRNELVAILFDETKRNPQTMMPPFGRNRILTEQEINAIVDFLQTL; from the coding sequence TTGACCGCCCTTCCTCGCAAGCCCGCCCTGCTCCTCGCCCTGGTCGTCCTCACGGGCCTCACTGTGCACCCGGCGTGGGCGCAGTCCGCAATCGCCGAGGGCCAAAAGCTCGCTTTCGACCGCGGCAAGGGCAATTGCCTGACCTGCCATGTCATCAAGGGCGGCGATTTGCCGGGCACGATCGGGCCGGAGCTGAAGGACCTCAAGGCCAAATATCCCAATCGCAACGAGCTGGTCGCGATCCTGTTCGACGAGACCAAGCGCAACCCGCAGACCATGATGCCGCCGTTCGGCCGGAATCGCATTCTGACCGAACAGGAGATCAACGCGATCGTTGATTTCCTGCAGACGCTGTAA
- the soxY gene encoding thiosulfate oxidation carrier protein SoxY — protein MTTTTGPHPTRRLILQGAASVALIGLGNLAFAPARAAANDKYPEEAFKQKSEADAIKALYGKAAEPSDKVKLDAPEIAENGAVVPISVTTTLDKVTSISFFVAENPNALAASYKIPDGTLPSIANRLKMAKTTNVVAIVEADGKLFSASKEVKVTVGGCGG, from the coding sequence ATGACCACGACCACCGGCCCTCATCCGACGCGGCGCCTGATCCTTCAGGGCGCGGCTTCGGTCGCGCTGATCGGCCTCGGCAATCTCGCATTTGCGCCCGCGCGCGCCGCGGCCAACGACAAATATCCGGAAGAGGCGTTCAAGCAGAAGAGCGAGGCCGACGCGATCAAGGCGCTCTACGGCAAGGCCGCGGAGCCGTCGGACAAGGTCAAGCTCGATGCGCCCGAGATCGCCGAGAACGGCGCCGTGGTGCCGATCTCGGTGACGACGACGCTCGACAAGGTCACCTCGATCTCGTTCTTCGTGGCCGAGAACCCGAACGCGCTCGCGGCCTCCTATAAGATTCCCGACGGCACGTTGCCGAGCATCGCCAATCGCCTGAAGATGGCCAAGACCACCAACGTGGTCGCGATCGTCGAGGCCGACGGCAAGCTTTTCAGCGCGAGCAAAGAGGTCAAGGTCACTGTCGGCGGCTGCGGCGGCTAG